A portion of the Lolium rigidum isolate FL_2022 chromosome 1, APGP_CSIRO_Lrig_0.1, whole genome shotgun sequence genome contains these proteins:
- the LOC124700334 gene encoding BTB/POZ and MATH domain-containing protein 1-like, with protein MANASTNLTSAAREVQVLKIDGYNACKSMCTAKKGYRDDGFIESRWNVGGHEWEVRMYPATVIFGAGYGEPLWLALKLVIVGKPGVRAALGCRLVDPRGLLEPSEEKSVSTYFGSCNSCTEAILLIETRDLAASGYLRGDSLSVECSVTVLRELPVPTIPFPAKEAIVPPSTNLHLHFGELLQSGTGADVTFIVSGESFAAHKLILSARSPVFMVEFFGDMKEKTSQSVEIEDMEATVFKTLLHFIYTDTVPELEKEQEESTVMSQHLLAAADRYGLDRLKLICEAKLSRVVAVDTAATTLALAEQHNCLQLKGKCVEFILSSPAILDAVLLTEGYKHLAASCPLVLADLLKSAHGRKC; from the exons ATGGCGAATGCCAGCACAAACCTCACCAGTGCCGCGCGCGAGGTGCAGGTGCTCAAGATCGACGGCTACAACGCGTGCAAGTCCATGTGCACTGCGAAGAAGGGCTACAGGGACGACGGTTTCATCGAATCCAGATGGAACGTCGGTGGGCACGAATGGGAGGTACGCATGTATCCTGCGACGGTGATATTCGGGGCCGGCTACGGCGAGCCTCT GTGGCTTGCGCTGAAGCTCGTCATCGTCGGCAAACCCGGGGTGAGGGCAGCTCTGGGCTGCCGGCTGGTGGACCCGAGAGGCCTACTCGAACCATCTGAAGAGAAGAGCGTGTCAACGTACTTCGGGAGCTGCAATTCTTGCACGGAAGCAATCCTGCTCATCGAAACACGAGATCTGGCAGCGTCGGGTTATCTCAGGGGCGATTCGTTGTCTGTGGAATGCAGCGTCACGGTTCTGAGGGAGTTGCCGGTACCGACTATTCCATTCCCAGCTAAAGAAGCGATCGTTCCACCATCCACCAACCTGCACCTGCACTTCGGTGAGCTCCTGCAGAGCGGGACCGGAGCGGATGTCACGTTTATCGTGTCTGGCGAATCTTTTGCGGCGCACAAGCTCATACTCTCTGCAAGGTCTCCTGTCTTCATGGTGGAATTCTTTGGAGATATGAAGGAGAAGACCTCGCAGAGCGTGGAGATCGAGGACATGGAGGCGACCGTGTTCAAGACTCTGCTTCATTTCATCTACACAGACACGGTCCCTGAACTGGAAAAGGAGCAGGAGGAGTCAACTGTGATGTCTCAGCATCTCCTTGCTGCCGCTGACAGGTACGGCCTCGACAGGCTCAAGCTGATCTGCGAGGCCAAGCTCTCTCGTGTCGTCGCCGTCGACACGGCAGCGACAACTCTGGCGTTAGCTGAGCAGCACAATTGTTTGCAGCTCAAGGGTAAGTGTGTTGAGTTCATCCTCAGCAGTCCGGCGATTCTAGATGCTGTTCTTTTGACGGAGGGGTATAAACACCTGGCGGCAAGCTGCCCTCTAGTGCTGGCCGATCTTCTCAAGTCCGCACATGGGAGAAAGTGTTGA